A window from Peromyscus eremicus chromosome 1, PerEre_H2_v1, whole genome shotgun sequence encodes these proteins:
- the LOC131902333 gene encoding vomeronasal type-1 receptor 4-like: MNSRDLAMGIFFMSQTVLGMLGNSALLCCFIIADFSGIRAKPTDLILKHLTWANSIVLFKGIPETIAAFSQTYYVDYVSCKLVLYFNRVGRGVSLVSTSLLSAFQAITISPSHSTWAQLKVRAHSIIGPSLGLCWALQLLIYAFILVYTTDIKNGRNVTGIIFLEYCAFVKPQRTIHTLTLILLTSNDVMFLGLMMWSSGYMVFILLKHKQSVQHIHRSLSIRSMAETRATQRILTIVSSFVLFYVMSIVFTAYLSVLEGTNKWVSNAGAAMAACFPAFCPFLLLRHYSSIFSLCFPSSY; the protein is encoded by the coding sequence ATGAACTCTAGAGACCTGGCTATGGGGATCTTCTTCATGTCTCAGACTGTACTGGGAATGCTGGGGAACTCAGCCTTGCTTTGTTGTTTTATCATTGCTGACTTCTCTGGAATCAGGGCGAAGCCCACAGACCTGATTCTCAAACACCTGACCTGGGCCAACTCCATTGTTCTCTTCAAAGGAATCCCAGAGACCATTGCTGCTTTTAGTCAGACTTACTATGTAGATTATGTTTCATGTAAACTTGTCTTATATTTTAATAGAGTTGGCAGAGGAGTATCCCTTGTCTCTACATCCCTTCTGAGTGCCTTTCAGGCCATCACTATCAGCCCCAGTCATTCCACGTGGGCACAGCTCAAAGTCAGAGCCCACAGTATCATTGGCCCTTCCCTGGGCCTGTGCTGGGCCCTCCAGCTGTTGATATATGCCTTCATTCTGGTATACACAACTGACATAAAGAATGGAAGAAATGTTACTGGGATAATATTTTTGGAATACTGTGCTTTTGTGAAACCTCAGAGAACAATCCACACACTTACTCTAATCCTATTGACATCTAATGATGTCATGTTTTTGGGACTGATGATGTGGTCCAGTGGCTACATGGTGTTTATCCTGCTCAAACACAAGCAGAGTGTCCAACAcatccacagatccctctctATTAGGTCAATGGCTGAAACTAGAGCCACCCAAAGAATCCTCACCATAGTGAGCAGCTTTGTGCTCTTCTATGTAATGTCTATTGTCTTTACAGCTTATCTGTCTGTCCTTGAGGGAACCAATAAGTGGGTGTCTAATGCAGGTGCTGCCATGGCTGCATGCTTCCCAGCATTCTGTCCATTTCTGCTCCTCAGACACTACAGCTCCATTTTcagtctctgctttcccagttcTTACTAG